The Candidatus Dormiibacterota bacterium genomic interval GAATACGTCGATCCGGATAACCTCAACTGGGGCGCGCTGCGGGTTTTCAACGACGACGAAATCGCGGCCGGTCAAGGCTTTCCGCCGCATCCGCATCGCGACATGGAGATCGTTACCTACGTGCTTTCCGGCGAACTCGCGCACGAAGACGACATGGGTAATCGCGGCGTGGTCGGCCCCGGCGGCGTCCAATTTATGAGCGCCGGTACGGGCGTGCGCCATAGCGAATTCAATAACAGCCAATCGCAGCCGCTGCATCTCGTACAGATGTGGGTGTTGCCGGGCAAGCTTGGGACGCCGCCGTCGTACGGCCAGATGCAGTTCGGCATCGAGGATCGCCGTAACCGTTGGCTCTATCCGGTGAGCGGGCAAGAGCACGTAGAGGCGCCGATTCGCATTACGCAGGCCGCGAGTTTCGGGGTCGCGCGAGTGGAGGACGCGATGGTGGTTCACGAATTTGCGCCGTCGCGGTACGGTTTTCTGTTTGTCGCCGACGGCGTGGTGGAAGCGAACGGTGAAACGTTGCATAAAGGCGATGCCGTTCGGCTCTTCGACGTGCCGAGGTTGGGCGTCAAGGGGCACGGCGAATTGGCCCTGTGGGACGTACCCGCGCTCTCCTAAGGAGTGAGCATGACCGCCTTCGATTCCCCGAGTTACCTGCATCTCGACCATGCGGGCAACCCTCAGGCAGGCTACGTCTCAACCAAGCATCGGCTCGTCTATGCCGGCGAGCCTTGGCGTTGGTGCTAGGTGGACGAAATTTTCGCCGATTGAGGAGCTCCGATGAAGCGCTCCTCAATCTCTTCCAACGTCTTGCCCTTGGTCTCGGGTAAGAACAACGCCGCGGTCAGCAAGTAGATGACCGTACATGCCGCGAACGCGAAGAACATCGTCGAGTAGCCGTATTTGCCGACCATCGGCAAGAACACGGCCGCGATGATCGTTGATGTTCCGGTATTGAGAAAGAGCGCGATGCTCATACCGTTGGAGCGAATCCGGGTCGGCATCAATTCCGAGAGCGCCAACCATACGCAGACGCCCGGCCCGATCGCGAACGATGCCATAAAAAGATAGAGCGTCAGCGCGACGAGCCATCCGTTGGTTTGACGCGGCAACGGCGTCACGTAGGCGGAATCGATAACGAGCGGCGCGGTTCTCGCGACGGCCAAATGACCGAATGGATTTGCGAAAAATGCTTCGACCCGGTTTGCCGGTACGGCGCGCGCGATGGCCAGGGGCGCTGCCGGATCGTTCGAGCGTACGACGTTGGTTGCATAGTGGAACGCGCCGTAGGAATAAAGGATCTCGAGCGATTGCGGCCGGCCGGGCGCGGGCTCGCCGACGGCGGTCAAGAGTCTGCCGGCCGT includes:
- a CDS encoding pirin family protein, producing the protein MTLTTTHNPAFSIQRSNERAFFEHGWLKTFHSFSFAEYVDPDNLNWGALRVFNDDEIAAGQGFPPHPHRDMEIVTYVLSGELAHEDDMGNRGVVGPGGVQFMSAGTGVRHSEFNNSQSQPLHLVQMWVLPGKLGTPPSYGQMQFGIEDRRNRWLYPVSGQEHVEAPIRITQAASFGVARVEDAMVVHEFAPSRYGFLFVADGVVEANGETLHKGDAVRLFDVPRLGVKGHGELALWDVPALS